One Candidatus Deferrimicrobium sp. genomic window carries:
- a CDS encoding transglutaminase domain-containing protein: protein MKPVLEGVSRSFGKTGTVVLSILLAVAVLLLSVSRGADAKERTALVTVSVKLPSPPSAEMVRLWMPYPMSDGNQEITDIQVDGNFTRQGVYREGAFGNPILFAEWENVPGERTMTYAFRVVRKELVTRNFPGKELPYSREEFRKELAPAAFVPTDGPVKELAGRITVGMTTNREKARAIYDWIVVNMRRDPDTKGCGRGDVEELLSSLGGKCADIHSVFVALARAAGVPAREVFGIRLPKGAEGDMTKAQHCWAEWYLPGYGWIVVDPADVRKAILERKITVEEARPLREYYFGAVDESRIAFGTGRDLRLNPPQAGPPLNYLMYPYAEADGKPLNEDLFGFNLGYTIRFKEL from the coding sequence ATGAAACCGGTATTGGAGGGTGTTTCCCGTTCCTTCGGTAAGACGGGAACCGTTGTCCTTTCGATTTTGCTAGCCGTCGCCGTTCTCCTTCTCTCAGTTTCCCGCGGTGCCGACGCAAAGGAGCGCACCGCTCTTGTGACGGTGAGCGTGAAGCTCCCCTCCCCGCCCTCGGCGGAGATGGTCCGTCTCTGGATGCCGTACCCGATGTCGGACGGGAACCAGGAGATCACGGACATCCAGGTCGACGGGAACTTCACGCGCCAGGGGGTGTACCGCGAAGGGGCGTTCGGCAATCCGATCCTCTTTGCGGAGTGGGAGAACGTCCCCGGCGAACGGACGATGACGTACGCCTTCCGCGTGGTCCGGAAGGAGCTTGTTACACGTAATTTTCCGGGAAAGGAACTTCCGTACTCAAGAGAGGAATTCCGTAAGGAACTCGCCCCGGCGGCGTTCGTACCCACCGACGGCCCGGTCAAGGAGCTTGCGGGAAGAATAACGGTGGGGATGACGACGAACCGGGAGAAAGCCAGGGCGATCTACGACTGGATCGTCGTCAACATGCGCCGCGATCCGGACACCAAGGGGTGCGGTCGGGGGGATGTGGAAGAACTTCTTTCCTCGCTGGGAGGAAAGTGCGCGGATATCCACTCCGTGTTCGTCGCCTTGGCGCGAGCCGCGGGAGTCCCGGCCCGCGAGGTGTTCGGCATCCGCCTGCCGAAAGGCGCCGAGGGCGACATGACGAAAGCGCAACATTGCTGGGCGGAGTGGTATCTTCCCGGGTACGGTTGGATCGTTGTCGACCCGGCGGACGTGCGGAAGGCGATCCTGGAACGGAAGATCACAGTGGAGGAGGCCCGGCCGTTGAGGGAGTACTACTTCGGCGCCGTCGACGAGAGCAGGATCGCCTTCGGAACAGGGCGGGACCTGCGGCTTAACCCGCCGCAGGCGGGACCGCCTCTGAACTACCTCATGTACCCGTACGCGGAGGCGGACGGAAAACCCCTGAACGAGGACCTCTTCGGGTTCAACCTGGGCTACACGATTCGCTTCAAGGAATTGTGA
- a CDS encoding HD-GYP domain-containing protein: MRRAGVVALVVCTVALAHFVTPAGLHGWHWFHIFLQKLFYLPILMAASWFGLQGTLVTAGVVSAVFMIHVLLDWGGYRMSQADQIGEVASFWVIALTSSLLFRRERKALLETAEAHRETIAALASSLDLRERETALHSKRVQEYALLLARRLGIKEGETLEGLEMGALLHDVGKIGVPDGILLKKGGLTDEERDIVRRHPDLGASLLKRIPFLIGAREIVESHHEKFDGSGYPNGLKGDQIPIGARIFAVADVFDALTTDRPYKSALSYRGAVGSLTSGRGTHFDPDVVDAFLGVPFRQWEEIASRNGVVLRKA; encoded by the coding sequence ATGCGCAGAGCGGGGGTCGTCGCCCTCGTAGTCTGCACCGTCGCGTTGGCCCACTTCGTCACTCCGGCCGGTCTCCACGGCTGGCATTGGTTCCACATTTTCCTGCAGAAGCTGTTTTACCTTCCCATCCTGATGGCGGCGTCCTGGTTCGGTCTCCAGGGGACGCTCGTGACCGCGGGAGTGGTCAGTGCCGTATTCATGATCCACGTCCTGCTGGACTGGGGAGGATACCGGATGTCACAGGCCGATCAAATCGGGGAAGTAGCGAGCTTCTGGGTTATCGCGCTTACTTCTTCTCTTCTTTTCCGGCGCGAGAGGAAAGCGCTCCTGGAGACGGCGGAAGCACATCGGGAAACGATCGCAGCGCTGGCTTCCTCCCTGGACCTTCGGGAGCGCGAAACAGCCCTGCACTCGAAACGCGTCCAGGAATATGCGCTGCTCCTTGCCAGACGGCTGGGAATCAAGGAGGGGGAGACACTTGAGGGTTTGGAGATGGGAGCCTTGTTGCACGACGTCGGAAAAATCGGTGTCCCGGACGGCATCCTTCTCAAGAAAGGCGGACTGACCGACGAGGAGCGGGACATTGTCCGGCGTCATCCCGACCTCGGCGCTTCGCTGTTGAAACGGATCCCGTTTCTAATCGGGGCAAGGGAAATTGTCGAATCCCATCACGAGAAGTTCGACGGCTCGGGGTACCCGAACGGGCTGAAGGGAGATCAGATCCCGATCGGGGCGCGGATTTTCGCGGTGGCCGACGTTTTCGACGCGCTGACGACGGACCGCCCGTATAAATCCGCTCTGTCATACCGGGGTGCCGTGGGGTCCCTTACGAGCGGGCGTGGGACCCACTTCGATCCCGACGTTGTGGATGCGTTCCTGGGGGTCCCGTTTCGCCAGTGGGAGGAGATCGCCTCGCGCAACGGCGTCGTACTGAGGAAGGCATAG